One window of the Triticum dicoccoides isolate Atlit2015 ecotype Zavitan chromosome 3B, WEW_v2.0, whole genome shotgun sequence genome contains the following:
- the LOC119280437 gene encoding uncharacterized protein LOC119280437, with amino-acid sequence MKRSSSSSSSSSLLARAVAILLVIVCCCSLLPCPCSANDKLGQESGGGEGAGNHEEWGPQSPWHHGGYDMSYPPYGHEGLGTREGSGPPSPLHNGGYGASYPPYGHGGAALAPASSMAAHRKDLQVSRN; translated from the exons ATGAAGcggtcttcttcttcgtcgtcgtcgtcctcgctccTCGCACGCGCCGTGGCAATCCTCCTGGTGATCGTATGCTGCTGCTCCCTGCTGCCATGCCCATGCTCTGCCAATGACAAAC TTGGCCAGGAGTCTGGCGGTGGAGAAGGGGCCGGCAACCATGAAGAATGGGGGCCACAGTCCCCGTGGCATCATGGCGGTTACGACATGAGCTACCCGCCATACGGGCATGAAGGGTTAGGGACCCGTGAAGGATCGGGGCCACCGTCCCCGTTGCATAATGGCGGTTACGGCGCGAGCTACCCGCCATACGGGCATGGTGGCGCTGCTCTGGCGCCGGCTTCTTCCATGGCGGCACACCGCAAGGACCTGCAGGTCAGCAGGAACTGA
- the LOC119279047 gene encoding cysteine-rich receptor-like protein kinase 26: MTDQVTQLKALKGILIDATAEPIMLSYPFLSSITGNFSREIGRGGFGIVYQGDLGTRKVAVKKLSIIPERFSDTLFVEEIKCLIKAKHNNVVRFLGYCADTQGELILFNGMHVLSELPQRLLCFEYVPNGNLGKYLEDKSHKDEWKIRHQMIRGICHGLNCLHEQRITHLDLKPENILLDACMEPKIADFGISRCFDEGISRVYTKILRGTMGYIAPETIKNGEITFKSDIYGLGIIIIKLLTMGNYSDFESWHTSLDMDHPQVRSWAEIAQTCVHTAQHKRPTICKIMQKMNEIDSM, encoded by the exons ATGACCGACCAAGTAACGCAACTTAAAGCTCTGAAGGGCATATTGATTGATGCAACTGCAGAACCAATTATGCTATCATATCCATTTCTAAGCTCCATCACAGGAAATTTCTCTCGAGAAATCGGCCGTGGTGGTTTCGGAATTGTTTACCAG GGAGACCTTGGGACTAGGAAGGTTGCTGTGAAGAAACTTTCCATCATACCAGAGAGGTTCTCGGACACACTCTTTGTGGAAGAGATTAAGTGTTTAATAAAAGCAAAGCACAATAATGTGGTCAGATTTCTAGGTTATTGTGCAGATACACAGGGGGAATTGATATTATTCAACGGAATGCATGTGTTGTCAGAGCTACCACAACGGCTGTTATGCTTCGAGTATGTTCCTAATGGAAATCTTGGGAAGTATCTTGAAG ATAAATCTCATAAAGATGAATGGAAAATTCGCCATCAAATGATTAGGGGAATTTGTCATGGTTTGAATTGCCTTCATGAGCAACGAATTACTCATTTGGATTTAAAACCTGAAAATATTCTTTTGGATGCTTGTATGGAACCAAAAATTGCGGACTTTGGGATATCAAGATGCTTTGATGAAGGAATATCAAGAGTTTACACCAAAATCCTTCGTGGAACAAT GGGATATATTGCACCAGAGACCATAAAGAATGGAGAAATAACATTCAAGTCAGATATATATGGTTTGGGCATTATAATTATAAAGTTGTTAACAATGGGTAACTACTCTGATTTTGAAAGT TGGCATACATCTTTAGACATGGACCACCCACAAGTAAGGAGCTGGGCCGAAATAGCTCAAACATGTGTGCATACAGCCCAACATAAGAGACCTACAATATGCAAGATCATGCAAAAGATGAATGAGATAGATAGCATGTGA
- the LOC119279048 gene encoding probable serine/threonine-protein kinase PBL23, whose protein sequence is MSPLPYRWRRWPFGGLRMSIKDLLGVKKEETFNPWAIIGDVLPRLPQLVGTLARLISKIIDAVRTARQSKRECEYLTVRLSIIGDVLPRLPQDAKMKRSLAELAKTLGEAHKLVLDCQNWSPARELIGLGQRHADSLKEVNARIDSHINLLNLIFNATAGRSTFNHTTTVPSPGSSSGPVAVRLTWAEIAAATDYFADELSRRSPEALYKGRLHDGPEVAVKVLNKNGRQDVEGAFVAEVEILFPLRHQHIVRLVGWCSEEEDRIIVYHHEHMSNGTLRDHLMRLGLRVRAPVFLRGGSSSSPVRATWKTRVEVLLGVSRAIEHLHRCGVIHRNVTSFNILLDGSWEPRLSGFGQAILQAAMGDQVVDEVVGTPGYLDPEYRRTGRVSPASDVYSFGMVILESLTGKDPATMQMDSVLLAIRNRKLPDVLVRRPAATPRQLEALELVAHTAECCLFPHGNDRPAMSDVVTSLHRALFNIDNKWTRTTTVTAAPPPSSSYDSHIGHDDKSTTTVTAGPPPSYSYDSRIGHDEESTITVTSGPPPSSSFGSLQSQVFFFLRKPCRVR, encoded by the exons ATGTCGCCGCTCCCCTatcggtggcggcggtggccgtTCGGTGGTCTTAGAATGTCGAT TAAGGATTTGCTGGGAGTGAAGAAAGAAGAAACATTCAACCCGTGGGCCATCATCGGCGACGTGCTCCCTCGCCTGCCGCAGCTCGTCGGGACCCTGGCCAGGCTCATCTCCAAGATCATTGATGCGGTGAGGACGGCACGCCAGAGTAAGCGGGAGTGCGAGTACCTCACGGTCCGCCTGTCCATCATCGGCGACGTGCTCCCTCGCCTGCCGCAGGACGCGAAGATGAAGCGGTCACTCGCCGAGCTGGCAAAAACGCTGGGCGAGGCGCACAAGCTGGTCCTCGACTGCCAGAATTGGAGCCCCGCCAGGGAGCTCATTGGACTTGGTCAACGCCATGCCGACAGCTTGAAGGAGGTCAACGCCAGGATCGACTCCCACATCAACCTCCTGAACTTGATCTTTAACGCCACCGCCGGCCGCTCCACTTTCAACCACACGACGACGGTGCCGTCGCCGGGCAGTTCCTCGGGTCCTGTTGCCGTCAGGCTCACGTGGGCGGAAATTGCAGCCGCGACCGATTACTTCGCCGACGAACTCAGCCGACGCAGCCCGGAGGCGTTGTACAAGGGCCGTCTCCACGACGGCCCGGAGGTGGCCGTGAAGGTGCTGAACAAGAACGGGAGGCAGGACGTGGAGGGCGCGTTCGTGGCGGAGGTCGAGATCCTCTTCCCCCTCCGCCACCAACACATCGTGCGACTCGTCGGCTGGTGCTCCGAGGAGGAGGACCGCATCATCGTCTACCACCACGAGCATATGAGCAACGGCACGCTCAGAGACCACCTGATGCGCCTGGGCCTGCGCGTGCGCGCTCCAGTGTTCCTGCGGGGCGGCTCTAGCTCGTCGCCAGTGAGAGCGACCTGGAAGACGCGCGTCGAGGTGCTGCTGGGCGTGTCGCGGGCCATCGAGCACTTGCACCGCTGTGGGGTCATCCACCGCAACGTCACCTCCTTCAACATCCTCCTGGACGGAAGCTGGGAGCCGCGCCTGTCCGGCTTCGGCCAAGCGATCTTGCAGGCGGCAATGGGCGACCAGGTCGTCGATGAGGTTGTCGGCACGCCCGGGTACCTCGACCCGGAGTACCGCCGCACGGGGCGTGTGAGCCCGGCGAGCGACGTGTACAGCTTCGGAATGGTGATACTAGAGTCGCTGACGGGGAAGGATCCCGCCACCATGCAGATGGACTCGGTGCTCCTGGCCATACGGAACAGGAAGCTACCGGATGTGCTGGTCCGCCGCCCCGCGGCGACGCCACGGCAGCTGGAGGCGCTGGAGCTCGTGGCGCACACGGCGGAGTGCTGCCTGTTTCCACATGGGAACGACCGGCCTGCCATGTCGGACGTTGTGACCAGCCTCCATAGGGCGCTCTTTAATATCGACAACAAGTGGACGAGGACGACCACGGTCACGGCCGCGCCACCGCCGAGCTCCAGCTATGACTCCCACATCGGCCACGACGACAAGTCGACGACCACGGTCACGGCCGGGCCACCGCCAAGCTACAGCTATGACTCCCGCATTGGCCACGACGAGGAGTCGACCATCACGGTCACGTCCGGGCCACCGCCGAGCTCCAGCTTTGGCTCCCTGCAGAGtcaggtttttttttttttgagaaagccCTGCAGAGTCAGGTAA
- the LOC119274285 gene encoding uncharacterized protein LOC119274285, translating to MAKKPLRSSAAVRRHGVLPTYSLAARLAQGLTNGQATSSLLHTRSNRQIYKMAAVKQEEVDTAKDTSGGQITHDEPLCRKHNKRYEYIHRPRKASSIQKFKVL from the exons ATGGCCAAGAAGCCGCTCCGAAGTAGCGCCGCTGTCCGTCGTCACGGCGTGCTACCGACGTATTCGCTCGCGGCACGCCTGGCTCAAGGACTCACCAACGGACAAGCCACCTCTTCCCTTCTGCATACGCGTTCCAACCGCCAGATTTACAAG ATGGCTGCTGTTAAACAAGAGGAGGTAGACACAGCCAAGGATACCAGCGGTGGCCAAATTACCCATG ACGAACCACTATGTCGGAAGCACAATAAGCGATATGAGTATATTCATCGCCCACGCAAAGCAAGCTCAATCCAAAAGTTCAAAG TACTTTAA